The nucleotide window ATGGCAACCAGCGTCCCGGTTTTCAGCCTCTGATCCTGATAGAGGTAATCCAGAAAAGCGGGCATATCGCGAAAACCCAGCAGCGTGAAGCCCCGGATTTGGTAAAGCGGTACGGAAGGGAGATCCATGATGCGTTCCTTGAGGTCAAATGCAGCAAATCGGGCCCGGAGGCCCGATAAAAATCAGTTATGAACCGGCACCGCCGGGGCACGGGTTCGAATCAGACCCGCACTGTCCAGCAGCCAGAACAGCAGCTTTGCCACCACAACGGCAGCAGCAAAAATCAGACAGAAAAAGACGATTCTGGAGGCGAACGCATCAAGCCCCTCGCGGGCAAGCACAATCATATTGAATACCGCGCCAAAGCAGAAACTTTGCAAAATGGCCGCTTTATAGCGGTTGGTCTCCTGCTGCCCTTTCTGGTAGAGCCAGTCGAACCATTTAATGATCAGCCCCACGCCGACCGCTCCCAGCGGAATAAACCAGGCACCCCCCATCACCACCAGCGAACCTATCAGCGTCGGGGATATCGCCAGACCAGAATGGTTCTCCAGCACCTCCCAGGTGAAATAGTTTGCGCTGTTTAACACCATGGAGGGACGGTCAGGCCAGAGCCAGCTCGGGATAAACACATAAAAATCCCGCACGATGGGCGCCAGCCCCTGAAAATCAATTTTGTCGTAATTTTGCAGCAGCAGGCCCAGATTCTCCCAGGGAGAGAAGGTATCCCTGGTCAGATAGAGAAAAGTATAAAATGCCTCAGCGCCGCTGACCTCCAGGTTATAACGACGGAGCGCCAGCCAGAACATGCCGACCACCCCCGCTATACCTGCCACAGCCAACATCCAGAGCGTGATCCAGCCGCGAATGATGCCGATAAACAGAAACAGGGCGAAGGCAATAATGATGTTTGCTCTGGTACCGCCTACGATCGCATAGGTCAGCAGCCCGAATGCCACCGTGGTCACCAGGAAAAAGAGCCAGCTGCGAAAACCCGGCTTGAGGAAATAGACCACCAGCATCGCCGGGATAAAGAAATAGAAAAAGCGCTTCAGGGCCACGCCAGAAACCTCAGCAGAGAAGATCTGGCTGTAGCTGTGCAGCTTAAAGAGTAAAAAGCCGTTGTGCAGGAAGAAAACCAGCACGGTACCCAGCGCAATCA belongs to Erwinia pyri and includes:
- the wzyE gene encoding ECA oligosaccharide polymerase, with product MTLMQFAGLLVVYLLSLGLILTLTWREFRRVKFNFNVFFSLLFLLTFFFGFPLTCTLVFGFNVAVVPAEYLLQALLSATGFYAIYYVSYKTRLRAATEKPGRQVFSINRVEAHLIWGILALIALGTVLVFFLHNGFLLFKLHSYSQIFSAEVSGVALKRFFYFFIPAMLVVYFLKPGFRSWLFFLVTTVAFGLLTYAIVGGTRANIIIAFALFLFIGIIRGWITLWMLAVAGIAGVVGMFWLALRRYNLEVSGAEAFYTFLYLTRDTFSPWENLGLLLQNYDKIDFQGLAPIVRDFYVFIPSWLWPDRPSMVLNSANYFTWEVLENHSGLAISPTLIGSLVVMGGAWFIPLGAVGVGLIIKWFDWLYQKGQQETNRYKAAILQSFCFGAVFNMIVLAREGLDAFASRIVFFCLIFAAAVVVAKLLFWLLDSAGLIRTRAPAVPVHN